The nucleotide sequence AGAAGAGGACTCAAGGTTAAAGATCTCGTGGGGTACGATTACCTGTGCGAAGGGATCGAATCCGATCGATCAGTAGCATACCATTCGTAGGACAAAAAACGTATCGTGCATCGATTCTATGGGCGAATAATAATTAATCTCAAtttctttaacattttttgacGGTGGATGCACAAGAAGAAATAACGATCCATTTTgcgattaataattaatatctttaattatctacgatgtatttttaatacttcaaattactcattttattttcaagaattGTGATGTGACGTCACTGAATCATTGcgtaaaattttcaatgttgaatattaaaaatcagaATTTGAACTATTTTGTGTATAATAGGAATTTTTTTAGAAagattttatgtttataaagtaaaacaaaaatataattataaatttgtaaattatataattatacttttatttaataaaggTAAGGTTTGTTCATAAAAATATGGCTTTGTATTTTTTGAATGAAAagtgtaaaattatataactttAATGAAAAAGGTAATAACAGCTTGATgatgattaatttttaatttattccatTTTCATTCGATGTCTATTACTAATGTATTCCATTAGATTTGTAATTTCATTGTTCTCAATCGATTACAACAACACAAGACGTAATAATcatgcaaatttgcaaaatgacATAATGTACCTGACAAATattcaatgttaaatatttaacatattcaatattttaacgtTGAATACAGCATTCCTTAACACTGCATTTCATGTAATTTTTTCTTCTTAATTACTAttgtaaaatgaataaaataaatgatatacaTAAATACTGCAAATATgcagtattaaatattatacaagcTTTTAATGTTTTTCATACAGTATTTTACTGTATTAAAGCATTTTGTACGGcacaatataattaattttctatatcattttaaatgaatttttatttctctcatAATTACAGaatgaaagaataattttaggtaataaaataatttaatattttgatactagcttttctattataatattttttatacaatatttactaCATTGCAATATATTgttaatacaatattatataacattacaatatccttgttataatattttacaatactgTAGCATTTTATATGCAATatttcacaatgttataatatttttaatacaatatctTAATTCTTAAtacagtattaaaatatttttgatagaatattttacaatactgtaatattttttatgcaaCATTACAATGTTATGATATTcttaatacaatattataatatttcatatagaATATCTTACAACATTAAAACATTctatatacaatattttccCATCTTTCAACATTGTTAACACAATATCTCACAACCGTACAACATTTTTAATGCAACTCACAGTCTCACATTTTTGATGCAATAACaatcttaaatttttcataaatcttacaatatttgttacacaaaaaattttccaaaattaaactATCATCACCAACATGTCTATCAACGAAAACCCTGTATCCCGTCCTTCAAGTCTCCCCGAAATTAACCCGCACCGAATATAAGAATGAAAACCGATGCAGCCGAATTTCAGGTCAGATTTACCGGTGTATTTCTAAGAAATCAGCAATAACGTCGGATCTCGTCTGCGATTGCCGAAAGTAAAGGAAGATTTGACTTTTTGCTCCGATATTAACGGAACGGCGTTAACCCTGAGGGGCCTTTCTGTGGCGGACTGCTGAAGGGGTAGAGGGGACCGTACATATAAAGGAGAGAGCCCCGTGCTCTGGGGGCTCAGTACCGTTCAAAGATGCAGGTTGCTGAGATAATACGTGGTACCAGGGCTACCTACGAACTTGTGTTTCTCGTATATCTTTCTGTCGCTTATGTCCGTgagtaaaatttttgaaactcccGCGTAAACGATCCATATGCTCCATGGTGCTCCTCTGTATTTTTCGAATGGTGCAAGTGTTTACGTGAAAATCATCTTCTGTCAAGTTCGTGCTTCTTGTGATCGATGATCCTCGAAGGGAAGTGCTTCATTCTTcaaaattaaacgaaaatttTCTGATGAAACGAATTCTGTTCATCGAAGATGTAAAGAATAGTACTCGATCACATTCGTCAAATTTTTCGATGATTCATTTCTTGAACTGTGAACTTTTCGTGTCATTTTTTGAAAAGAGTGAGAATTTAAATAGGTTTCGAGGCAGAATGGCCTGGCATTGAGTAATAAAATTATCCTCGAGAGTTATCCGgtttaaaataaaagtgaagGAAAGTCCGATACGGATAGTTATTAATTATCGAGTGGCAACGAAGTGTCAGAAAATAAAAGCGAGgagtaaattgaaaattgtacttCAATATGGGACATAGAATATTTGatcagtaaaataattttttagctTTTTTCTAACTTTAGTGTTGATTCTATTGACATAGAATTCTGTGTTGATTTTATTATCTTAATTGGCATAATTAACTgcttattttttatacaatgaacaattgtaaaTAACTATTCAAGACTACTCTGTAAAACAACAACATAAATGAGTTAATTATTACTGCGTTCAAATTAGCGATTATTTCGATCAATAAATTTTATCGTACTCCGTAATACACCTGCAAGTTAATATACAAGATTAtcgaataattacagtaattatttttgcacagtgttaattacagtaataaatatatctaACGAACGATGTTTATTAAGTAAAATGTTGCATATTTTTGCACAACTTGTCGCACATTTAATTAAGCTCCAATTAATTTATAGCAACAGGAATGTGCCATAACTGGAAATGCATATTTATCGTTCGCGTAATAGTCAACGcaagttcaaatttaatttaatcactaaataaattctaatttcttTTAGATTCGTTACCACTTCAAGTTTTACCAAGTATCCCGGGTTATATTCCGGTTTATATAAGACATGGTGATCAGCCATTGGAAGAAATAAATCCTGCATTAGCAGAGGCATTCCACGAAGGATCGAGTTTATCTAAGGTGACCCAATTCATTACAATAAATAGAACAGAAAATACGATTCTAAATTGATATTGATATGTTTGAAGTTTATATTAATTCAATACGGTGAAATTTACGCTGTATTTAAAGTAGAGATAGTTGTAATTCTAATagctttattttgtaataaaatttgtttggtATTGAAGGTAGTATATGGTGGTTCTCGTTATATTATTATGGATTGTGGAAATAGAATAGAAATTAGCAATATATTGAGTTGATAAGATGCCTTTGTTATGACGGCAGGAAGACGCTATTAGtgtgaaaatttcagatttcaaatttttctttccgagtttgcgaattttcaaattttcattttatcattttttacgtttctaaatttctgtatagtgaaattttcaaatttccaaattctcaaatttcctaatttcctaaattcctaaattcctaattttctaattctccaattctcaaattttccaattctctaatttcctaattctctaattccacaattctctaattccccatttctctaatccccgattctctaattccccaattctctaattccaaaattctcaaattccctatttccctaattccccatttctctaatccccgattctctaattccccaattctctaatgtcctaattctctaattccaaaattctcaaattccccaattcgctaattccccatttctccAATCCCCCGATTCTCTAATCCcccgattctctaattccccaattctctaattccccaattccctaattccccgattctctaattccccatttctctaatcccccaattctctaattccccatttccctaattccccaattctctaatttcccaattccccaattccctaattccgtaattccccaattccccaattccctaattccccaattctcaaattccctaattcccaaattcccaaattctcaaatttccaaattccaaacattctaatttttttcattcaaaaattcctcagtccccatatttcccaaactccccaacttCCTcaatccacaaaccccaaaaattcccaaatttctaaactcctacCCATCTAAATTTGcaccttccaaaatttctaaaatttccaaattcaaagtggcaatataacgagagtctactgtaaccCTATTccaaattaattgaatttaacatttaattatattaaattagacAGAATGTTAATCAATTAAATTTGCatctgtattaataaatttcttcaatttaataACAGTAAATTAACCTAAACATCTCGAATTACCACTTAACTGTTCATTATTCTATcatattaatcattttaatcaTACATACTTTTAAAACTATAAATCATCTTCTCTACTGTATAATTATTTCCTTTAGATACATTTCAGTTTATCATTTACACGTATCTTGAGAtaacattaacaaattttaaaaccaGTTTTCTCCGGCAACCGGCTAAATGTGTCAACGTCATCTTGCAGAGTATTAACTTAGATAATATTTCTGGTCCCGAGGAGATCAATCCCGTCGAAGATGAGACGTATAAATATGATATTTACCCGTTACATATTAGGCAAGTGAATAATCATTTCTCTGCTAATGATGAGGATGATAAAAAGTCGGTCGAAGCGAATGCGAAGACGGAAACATTAAAGCATGCCAGCAATGTGGAGAAAAAAAGTCGTGAAGAGAAATCTAGGCGGAAAGGAGCTTCGAAACCGGTGGTCAAagtatgattttattattatttaacatatttctATACAACTCGCTTACTGAGAAGGttctatttaaattaataaacaagtttattttttaaaaaatatataaacgtgTCTGAAAATGTATCTAggtctaaaataatgtaaaaagtgaataataaaataataataaaaaaagtacaaaataaaatcatattgaaaaagagaataaaaaataaaataataaaaagacagAAAAAGTAACATAGTGATAAAAAGAAATACAGAATAAAATagtaatgaaagaaaataaaaaataaaataatggcaaaaagaaataaaaaatgaaataacactacaaaaattaaaaataaaataaaatatgatatataaaatataaaaaatatcagtCTATTTTATATATGTTTGTTGTTTAATACATTTGCGAAAgaacataaaaaaattaatatttaatgttcaaAATTCTTTTGCTTGCACTATCAAAATTTCCTTAGTAAAAATGGCGATGTAGGAAAAATGGCGATGTAAGAAAAATGGCGATTTAGGAAGAATGGCGACATACAAAATGGTTCTATCGCTCCAATACCCAATAACAaacaaatttacataaaaatattatgtctACAGTAATGAAAGAATTATCACAATCTTGCGATAAACAAAATAGATGACCAATAAAACTTTGCATTTCTCTCCAACAATTTTTTACAGAACACACGGTTTGAAGGTTAGCATAATGTTAAATGCCTCAAACCATACGTGTTGTTTTAGAAATGACATTGATTGTTAATCGATAATTTCATTGACGAAGGTAGATATTTTATCACGAGAATAGTATGCATAATGACGATGAACAATGTGATAGTACCAAGAAATATCATCGTCACTTCCAATACACCGTCTTCGCTACTTTCAATCGATGGTTAATCTGAAGAAGAAATCGATGACTCACAAAAATTACATAGTCTTTAACTTGCCGTATCATAATGTATTAATAACGACAAGTTAACGTCTTCGACTATCATTTTTCATCGGTTCATAAACTGACTAACTTGACGGGAAGAAATTATATTCGTACgtgcataaattaaaatatttatatatgcgTAAATGGGAAATTCTTAATAACAGTActgctaaaaataatattttcaattgaattactaaaaatttaattacagagATAAATATTTGAAGCTTGACTAAAAAGTGTGTCTTTTTTGCTGTGtaatataaacttgataattttcaagatattataaaataaataggaATATTCAAAACAGAAAATCTATTGCTAagtgaatttttatgaaaataattcaaGAAACTACATAGATAACTctcataataattttcatactgAAAATTGCATGTACAGGgagagaataaaataaaaactaaaagttcataaaaacattaagaatttataaatattttataaaatatattataatttttaacactaaataattataattttgtaaaaatacataCCTTTCTTTTAGTTCTGGAATTgctacaaaatatattacattattattttctgTCCTTCTAATATGACccttatttgttaattttatgttaaaaattgaGCAAATCAATAAAGGGTCAAAATAATGATTCAATCATTAAAAAAATGTGATTTTACAATACACAATCGAAACAAAAGAATATGAAAgtcttaatttattattttatattcaaggttAATCCACTGACCGAAGAGAAGAAAGAGACCCTGGAGAAATTGCAAATCGATGTTAGAAAAAGTGAAGAGCTCAATTCGGACCTGCACGAACGATTGCAAACAGATGAAATTAATCGCAATACTaacgaagaaatttttaaacagcATATAGAAGTTGATCCAACcgccaattattcaattcaaccTGACCCCTCTCCAATTAAAGATGTCGACAAGGATGCTCCAGCATCCACGCTCTCCAACGAAGAAATGCCCGTTAAAAATCAACGTCAGCCGAATGTTTTATCCAACGTTCAAAAATTACTGCCACCGCCGATGTTTCTCAAAGCAGACGAAGAACGAACGGAAAAACAATCGTTGAATGACaaatcaaaataaagaaaacgTACACCCTTTTATAGTGAGACTTACTTGTAGTGATATGAGTAGTATACAATTTTGTGATGAATAACTTTACGAATAGACTTATCCTATTATCAAGTATTACGAATAGTTCATGAGATGCAATAAAGATTTATGGAAATCGTGTTTAAAGATGGTTGGAAGAGGTACATGAGTATTTTCGAATTAGAATAATTAGAATAGAGATTCGTACGtggagtctcgttatatggccatatTTATAGGGAACGTTGGCTAATTGTTGTAGTGTATATTGGCACTGTTGTTATGAAATAATATTCAGATTTGTCATTTTTTGCTGGATTTCAagctttgtatatttttgttcaaattttgatgatatctacaatttttttaccactaaatttttgtattgttataatttctactattgccagatatacaaatttttatatctttaaattcccaaatcaatacatttttaattccacGAATTGctgaattcctagattctcaaatttctaaatctctaaattctcaaatttccaaatcccgcaattcccaaatctcaggattctcaaattctcaaaattccaaattgcaaattccacaatccctgaataaccaaattattaaattcccagatctctaaatttccaggactctaaatcttgaaattctcaaatttcaaaatccctaaattccccaattctcaaattccaaaatccctaaatacccaaattattaaattctcagatctctaaatttccaggactctaaatcttgaaattctcaaatttcaaaacccctaaaatcctaaattctcaaatttcaaaatccctaaattcccaaagttcagaattctcaaattctcaaaattccaaattgcaaattccaaaatccctaaattctcaaacttccaactccctaaactcctaaatccccgaatttctaaaactcccatatccctaaatccccaaatccctaaatccctaaatccctaaatctctaaatccccaaatccctaaattcctaaatccctacatccttaaatccctaaatccccaaattggcaAAACTAATCCATAAAAAAAGACTATTTcgacttcccaaatcccaagtacccATGTACCCCATCGACAAATAAACTAgattaattgtattataaaaatagtaTATTTCTTAATTAACGATTACAAAGGCCAATGCAACTGTAATTACAATGTTTAATATAGATATTTGTTTACCAAGTAAAATCGAAGGTAAAGCGTATTTGAACTTTCAGCAAATACTTTGTCAGTTCCTTTCCTTAGAAATGTTCCCCTGCATTTCTATCCTATAATCATTATTCGCGgtgttcaaaacaagcaaagccGGTACAACATTGAACTCGTTGCTCCTCGAGACTTTCGGAGTCGATTTGATGTTCTTGAACGTATCCTCGTTCACGTTTATGTCCAAGTGCGATCGTCGGTCTTGAAGAAATCTCGTGCTCGATAAGATGAACCTGTTATTCCCAAATTGACAGGCAAACGCAGGCAGGTGTTGCTTGACTTCCGGTATGTAAACATCCCGAATGGCCCGACAGTGAACGCTCGACGATTTCGCACGGTCGTCCTGAAAATTGTCGGCTTGTTTCGGGTAATCGAGATAAACATCTCTCCTGTCTTCGATATTCTTCGCATTTTTCTCTGCATGCTCGCTCAACGAGGCGATCTGAATTTTAGCGATTTTcgataaagaaaatattaagcATAACTCTTTGCTCTCGTAAGGACACGCCTTATTTCTTTCGCAATCGACGCAATCGTCCACCGGGTCGATCCGATTCGTTTTGGAATTTTCGTTAATCAACTCATTCGGAGCACCGTTCGTTGCGTCCAGCTTGAAATTCCAGTCTTGAATCGCTTTCCCTTCACTGAACCAAACAATGTTCACAGCGGTCACGATCAGAAACAATTTGCGTAGCATCTTTGAAGCGTTGAACAGTTTTTTCTTTCACTGGTATCGTTTTTTTCTTCGCGTACCGTTTCTTAGCACGACCTGTAACAGCCTCCGTTGCGGTGGACACTGACTGCGACGGAAAAAACAATGTGAACGCAGAGGCAAACAAGCCGCACAAGGACTGAAGATTGGGCCGTTATGTCTACTGTGTTCATTTCGTGTTCGCTGACCTTATCTCCTGTTTGAGCATCGCTCGAATACCGTCAAAATCTGACCTATCTCTTTCGAAGAATTTCACTTCGACTTTGATCTACGGATACGCTTTACACAACCTATGCTTTGCTTCAATTTCAACCCTTGTTTGTTCACGTAAACAAATAATCTTTTCTCTTACATTTTCATTCACAAAGTTACATACATTTGCTGATACGAACTAACAGTTTTGTTTGTACTTATAAAATTGGACTTACAATAGTACTACAGTTATTTGTTACTTCATACAGAAGAACTttgataacaaatattatttcgtaccttcatatattctattaataaatttaatttgtagacacaattaataaattgcgtatgcaattaataaatttgatttgcATACGCAATTAGTACATTTGATTTGTATACACAATTAATACATTTGTGTacacaattaataaattgaatttgtgAATACAATCAAtgattttgttaattatgaatatttttatagatcATTTTATCAAATGagatataacaaatatattaatttctaaaCAATTTATCATAATTTCCTATCATGTCATATTATATAAGTTTTCATATGGGGGTGAAACCTTTCCaatcaattaaattataattaacaaaaaagtaTTCATTTCAAAccaaaaagaaattataaaagaatacCAAAAAAAGTTAATGCGAaggtattattaaaatatattcaagcatacaaaaatagaataaacctatatttattgtaaatacaGTATGGTATACGAACCCACATGTATACAATATAAAACTACATCCAAATTTCTTGTATTGAACACTGGAAGCTATTCTCGTGCTGTTAGGTTATTAATTGCAAGTGTtcgtatttaaataatattactgtATATCGATTACAAATTAtagatttttattgaaataattattgaggtaaatataaaattttatattcgcAATTATTTTGATATGGTTTAATAAGATTATACGTGATACGAACACTGACACTGTGTGCGCAGAATACATGCGCAATACGA is from Megachile rotundata isolate GNS110a chromosome 2, iyMegRotu1, whole genome shotgun sequence and encodes:
- the LOC105662031 gene encoding uncharacterized protein LOC105662031, whose product is MQVAEIIRGTRATYELVFLVYLSVAYVHSLPLQVLPSIPGYIPVYIRHGDQPLEEINPALAEAFHEGSSLSKSINLDNISGPEEINPVEDETYKYDIYPLHIRQVNNHFSANDEDDKKSVEANAKTETLKHASNVEKKSREEKSRRKGASKPVVKVNPLTEEKKETLEKLQIDVRKSEELNSDLHERLQTDEINRNTNEEIFKQHIEVDPTANYSIQPDPSPIKDVDKDAPASTLSNEEMPVKNQRQPNVLSNVQKLLPPPMFLKADEERTEKQSLNDKSK
- the LOC143263890 gene encoding uncharacterized protein LOC143263890; the encoded protein is MLRKLFLIVTAVNIVWFSEGKAIQDWNFKLDATNGAPNELINENSKTNRIDPVDDCVDCERNKACPYESKELCLIFSLSKIAKIQIASLSEHAEKNAKNIEDRRDVYLDYPKQADNFQDDRAKSSSVHCRAIRDVYIPEVKQHLPAFACQFGNNRFILSSTRFLQDRRSHLDINVNEDTFKNIKSTPKVSRSNEFNVVPALLVLNTANNDYRIEMQGNISKERN